The following proteins come from a genomic window of Candidatus Thiodiazotropha sp. CDECU1:
- a CDS encoding DUF4266 domain-containing protein: protein MLKVAALMIPATIFLSGCANLGVEPWERDLLAKPEMQLIADPVEAGLDDHIYFSKEASSGGRSFAGGGCGCN from the coding sequence ATGCTCAAAGTTGCCGCCCTGATGATTCCAGCCACCATTTTTCTCAGTGGTTGCGCAAATCTCGGGGTTGAACCCTGGGAACGTGATCTACTGGCAAAGCCTGAGATGCAGTTGATCGCCGATCCTGTGGAAGCGGGGCTGGATGATCATATCTATTTCAGTAAAGAGGCCTCCAGTGGTGGGCGTAGTTTTGCCGGTGGAGGTTGCGGGTGCAATTGA
- a CDS encoding TlpA family protein disulfide reductase → MRRFINLCLVSLCFTSALLANEDYPLAPGFSLQGEEMAVTLDEFRGKVVLLDFWASWCVPCRASFPWMNHIQNRYRQQGLVIIAVNLDKDRALADAFLSKTEAEFTVAFDPEGEVASEYGLKGMPASFLIDEQGRILESHVGFFESEKAQREQEIKKVLNSL, encoded by the coding sequence ATGAGACGATTCATTAATCTGTGCTTGGTAAGCTTGTGCTTTACCAGCGCCCTACTGGCCAATGAAGACTACCCACTGGCACCTGGATTCTCACTGCAAGGTGAGGAGATGGCCGTCACACTCGATGAGTTTAGGGGGAAGGTGGTACTGCTCGATTTCTGGGCCTCCTGGTGTGTGCCGTGCAGGGCATCCTTTCCCTGGATGAACCATATTCAGAACAGATACAGACAGCAGGGTTTGGTGATTATAGCCGTCAATCTCGACAAGGATCGAGCACTGGCCGATGCCTTTCTCTCCAAGACCGAGGCCGAGTTCACGGTGGCGTTCGATCCCGAGGGTGAGGTGGCAAGTGAATATGGCTTAAAAGGGATGCCCGCCTCCTTTCTGATCGATGAGCAGGGACGTATTCTTGAATCTCACGTGGGTTTTTTTGAATCCGAAAAAGCGCAGCGGGAACAGGAGATCAAGAAGGTTTTGAATTCACTCTAG
- a CDS encoding cbb3-type cytochrome c oxidase subunit I: MINLDDSRVISMVMPRLGHRTLAARWLQLGVLALGLAGLFALLLVLSRTPGSESFFPWVDFFRTALVVHVDQSVLIWFLAMAGLVWCLTTQAGSTSIRLQYLAFYLALIGTLGVAMAAFIGDGAPLMNNYVPVLQRPLFFIMLGLFGLGIALQALIGLHSTRGALWGDHLPSLAAFTVAVALLVSLAALLTAWWQMPADVAGQSYYEYLFWGAGHTLQFAYTQLIILAWLWLALHSGVSLPGDSRWYFWLLILGIAPVLLVPVIYLLHQTVSIESRTAFTQLMQYGGGVAVTPIGLLIFIGLLRADRAGPEARPLRRSLWMSMLLFFCGGAIALFISGVNTIIPAHYHGSIVGVTMGLMGLAYLLLPKLGYPPVQGRLAELQPWIYGVGQLLHITGLALSGAMGIQRKTAGAAQGLDTLSAKLAMGVMGIGGLLAVIGGVIFVWVMLRIFVTARP; this comes from the coding sequence TTGATTAACCTCGATGACAGCCGGGTAATCAGCATGGTCATGCCTCGATTGGGGCATCGAACGTTGGCCGCGAGATGGTTGCAGCTGGGAGTGCTGGCGTTGGGACTGGCGGGGTTGTTTGCCCTGCTGCTGGTGCTCTCGCGCACCCCCGGCAGCGAGTCCTTCTTCCCCTGGGTGGACTTTTTCCGCACCGCCCTGGTGGTGCATGTGGATCAATCTGTATTGATCTGGTTTCTCGCCATGGCCGGGCTGGTTTGGTGTTTGACAACGCAGGCGGGATCCACGTCGATACGGCTACAGTATCTGGCCTTTTATTTGGCGCTGATTGGTACCCTGGGTGTCGCTATGGCCGCCTTTATCGGGGATGGAGCGCCGTTGATGAACAACTATGTACCGGTACTGCAGAGACCCCTGTTTTTTATCATGCTGGGACTCTTCGGTCTGGGTATCGCCTTGCAGGCGCTGATAGGCTTGCACTCAACCCGAGGCGCCTTGTGGGGTGACCATCTGCCGAGTCTGGCCGCATTCACTGTCGCCGTGGCGCTGCTGGTCTCCCTCGCGGCACTGTTGACGGCCTGGTGGCAGATGCCGGCGGATGTGGCCGGGCAGAGCTACTATGAGTATCTTTTCTGGGGGGCTGGACACACCCTGCAGTTTGCCTATACCCAGCTGATTATCCTGGCATGGTTGTGGCTCGCCCTGCATAGCGGGGTGAGCCTGCCCGGTGATTCCCGCTGGTATTTCTGGCTCTTGATTCTGGGTATAGCACCGGTGTTACTGGTGCCGGTGATCTACCTGCTCCACCAGACAGTGAGCATCGAATCCCGCACCGCCTTTACCCAGCTGATGCAGTATGGCGGTGGCGTGGCAGTAACGCCGATTGGGCTGCTGATATTCATTGGCCTGCTGCGTGCAGACAGGGCAGGGCCTGAGGCGAGGCCGCTGCGCCGCAGCCTTTGGATGTCGATGCTGCTGTTCTTTTGCGGCGGTGCCATCGCCCTGTTCATATCAGGTGTCAACACCATTATCCCTGCCCACTATCATGGCTCCATCGTGGGTGTCACCATGGGTCTGATGGGGCTGGCCTATCTGCTGTTACCCAAACTGGGTTATCCACCTGTGCAAGGCCGATTGGCAGAACTGCAGCCTTGGATTTATGGTGTCGGACAACTGCTGCATATTACCGGTTTGGCTCTATCCGGAGCCATGGGGATCCAACGTAAGACTGCCGGGGCCGCCCAGGGTCTGGATACACTTTCCGCCAAGTTGGCCATGGGGGTGATGGGTATAGGTGGTTTGCTTGCAGTCATCGGCGGGGTTATATTCGTATGGGTCATGTTGCGTATCTTTGTTACTGCCAGACCGTAA
- a CDS encoding COX15/CtaA family protein, with protein sequence MKRHNQYRLAVITCLLAFCVILVGAYVRLSDAGLGCPDWPGCYGKMVVPVNETAVEAANRAYADRPLDQGKAWKEMVHRYLAGSLGLAILFLAILAWHGRRHLNQPLLLPTLLLLLVVFQAALGMWTVTLLVKPVIVTAHLLGGFATFVLLGLLVLKLRPVGSLHAFDTSRSLRRWVHFSLLILLLQISLGGWTSTNYAALACSEFPTCYAGSWWPEMDFSEAFVLWRGLGVNYEFGVLDNSARTAIHMTHRIGALITALTLGLLVWRLTRPDSAPLLRKLGLTLLLLLALQITLGITNVLGHLPLSIAVAHNGGAALLLLLLVTLFWVSRRYE encoded by the coding sequence ATGAAAAGACATAACCAATATCGTCTTGCGGTAATCACCTGCCTACTGGCCTTCTGCGTTATCCTGGTAGGCGCTTATGTGCGCCTTTCAGATGCCGGTCTGGGCTGTCCCGACTGGCCAGGCTGCTACGGCAAGATGGTGGTGCCGGTGAACGAGACTGCGGTTGAAGCTGCCAACCGTGCCTACGCCGATCGTCCACTGGATCAGGGCAAGGCGTGGAAAGAGATGGTGCATCGCTATCTGGCGGGCAGTCTGGGACTGGCCATCCTGTTCCTGGCCATCCTAGCCTGGCATGGCCGACGTCATCTCAATCAACCCCTGCTGCTACCCACACTGCTATTGCTGCTGGTAGTCTTTCAGGCCGCCCTGGGGATGTGGACCGTTACCCTATTGGTAAAACCTGTGATTGTCACAGCCCATCTGCTTGGTGGATTCGCCACATTCGTACTGTTGGGTCTGCTGGTACTTAAATTACGCCCAGTCGGCTCTCTACACGCCTTCGACACCTCCCGATCGCTGCGCAGGTGGGTACACTTCTCGCTCCTGATTCTGTTGTTACAAATCTCACTGGGCGGCTGGACCAGCACCAATTATGCAGCCCTGGCCTGTAGCGAGTTCCCCACCTGCTACGCCGGCTCCTGGTGGCCCGAGATGGATTTCAGTGAGGCCTTCGTGCTGTGGCGGGGCCTGGGTGTCAATTATGAATTCGGCGTGCTCGACAACAGTGCACGGACCGCCATTCACATGACCCATCGGATCGGCGCCTTGATCACTGCACTCACCCTGGGCCTGCTGGTGTGGCGCCTGACACGCCCCGATTCCGCACCCCTATTGAGAAAGCTGGGGCTCACCCTGCTGTTGCTGTTGGCGCTACAGATCACCCTTGGAATAACCAATGTACTCGGACATCTTCCATTGAGCATCGCAGTAGCCCACAATGGTGGCGCAGCCCTGTTGCTATTACTTTTGGTAACACTTTTCTGGGTATCGAGAAGATATGAATAA
- a CDS encoding SCO family protein: protein MNNTTTNANDRSRLNAIPMLIALSVVAGLIAWYSLSMQTSSESVAEPVKLEQGMLLPELRPLKPFSLTTHKGTSFDNQSLLGHWTFMSFGYTYCPDICPTTMALFSEMHNKIQTQASTEPYQVTFVSVDPERDSLERLSEYVTYFDPSFVGATGPEESLQELTKPLGILYKRVETEDSAMGYVMDHSASIILVDPQGQFHAYFSPPHDAEKMAHDFIALSSQTETAR from the coding sequence ATGAATAACACTACAACGAATGCAAACGACCGATCACGCCTAAACGCCATACCAATGCTCATCGCCCTCTCTGTGGTTGCAGGGTTGATCGCCTGGTACAGCCTGTCAATGCAGACATCATCCGAATCCGTGGCAGAGCCGGTAAAATTAGAACAGGGCATGCTGCTGCCTGAATTGAGACCACTCAAGCCTTTTTCTCTCACTACTCACAAAGGTACATCCTTCGATAACCAGAGCCTGCTGGGTCACTGGACATTCATGAGTTTCGGCTATACCTATTGCCCGGATATCTGCCCCACCACCATGGCCCTGTTTTCGGAGATGCATAATAAAATCCAGACCCAGGCAAGCACCGAACCCTACCAGGTTACTTTCGTATCGGTGGATCCCGAGCGGGACAGCCTTGAGCGTCTGTCCGAGTATGTGACCTATTTCGATCCCTCCTTCGTCGGCGCCACCGGTCCGGAAGAGTCTCTGCAAGAACTGACCAAACCCCTGGGCATCCTCTATAAACGGGTCGAGACCGAGGATAGCGCCATGGGCTATGTGATGGACCACTCCGCCTCGATTATCCTGGTGGACCCTCAAGGTCAGTTCCATGCCTACTTCAGCCCTCCCCATGACGCCGAAAAGATGGCCCATGATTTCATCGCCCTCAGCAGCCAAACGGAAACGGCCCGATAG
- a CDS encoding pentapeptide repeat-containing protein: protein MNKSIGTLAGLMLTLLPVHLPASEQAIQQLLSKRSCQECDLRQADLRMQDLSGVDLRGAQLDRAMLYKADLRGALLEGASLRGASFARANLQGASMQGLDLSRGRFSRANLSEADLRNANLHEANLTMAVLTAANLSGANLVSALLSGSRLDAVILNGAVLDNANLRGLDLTQTKDLSDTSFKGADLRQTKLSGLDLQGVDFSKARLLKADLSGADLRRTLFVDAELKKVTLVDANLQHANLQGARMHGAKLKGAKLEGVKLQNVELSGNLIGVDFSKTHISRVRFNGANLKEASFRSAQLEFADFEGANLYAADFTDASLYRCTLRKANLHNTLFNGVDLKGNLLEGALGLKETHGE, encoded by the coding sequence TTGAATAAGTCCATCGGTACTCTGGCAGGGTTAATGCTCACATTGCTGCCTGTCCATCTTCCGGCGAGCGAACAGGCGATCCAGCAACTGCTCTCGAAGAGAAGCTGTCAAGAATGTGATCTCAGGCAGGCCGATCTGCGGATGCAGGATCTGAGCGGGGTCGATCTGCGGGGTGCGCAACTCGATCGTGCAATGCTCTACAAGGCCGATCTCAGGGGCGCTCTGCTGGAGGGTGCCAGCCTCAGGGGAGCGAGCTTCGCCCGCGCCAATCTGCAGGGTGCATCGATGCAGGGACTCGATCTCTCTCGGGGCAGGTTCAGCCGTGCAAACCTGAGTGAGGCGGATCTGAGAAATGCCAATCTGCATGAGGCCAATCTGACAATGGCAGTGCTGACCGCAGCCAACCTGAGCGGGGCCAATCTTGTCTCTGCCCTGTTATCGGGTAGCCGGCTCGACGCTGTTATCCTGAATGGGGCGGTGCTCGATAATGCCAACCTGCGTGGTCTTGACCTGACTCAAACCAAGGATCTCTCCGACACCAGTTTCAAGGGCGCCGATCTTCGCCAGACAAAACTATCCGGTCTCGATCTGCAGGGAGTCGATTTCAGCAAGGCCAGACTGCTTAAAGCCGATCTCAGCGGTGCCGACCTGAGGCGAACCCTGTTCGTCGATGCGGAATTGAAGAAGGTGACGTTGGTTGATGCGAACCTGCAGCACGCCAACCTCCAGGGGGCGAGAATGCACGGTGCAAAACTCAAAGGTGCGAAACTTGAAGGGGTAAAACTGCAGAACGTCGAGCTCAGCGGAAATCTGATTGGAGTGGATTTTTCCAAAACGCATATTTCCCGGGTGAGGTTCAATGGTGCCAATTTAAAAGAAGCGAGTTTTCGTTCGGCACAACTGGAGTTTGCCGATTTCGAGGGTGCCAACCTGTATGCTGCCGATTTCACCGATGCCAGTTTGTATCGCTGTACTCTACGTAAGGCGAATTTACATAACACCCTGTTCAATGGCGTCGACCTGAAGGGTAATTTACTCGAAGGCGCATTGGGCCTGAAAGAGACCCATGGAGAGTAA